In one window of Pseudodesulfovibrio sediminis DNA:
- a CDS encoding PAS domain S-box protein translates to MKRFMCLRKILILLLAALVLAGYAVPSAAQSAEKKQILLLNSYHQNFPWNEEIFRGLNDVLRPRETGIVLHVENMDTKRVDFNEHYMQQLKAVFEHKYRSTELELIMVTDNNALEFMRRYHEDLFPKVPVVFCGINNFQPELIEGHPLFTGVAENENAKGTLAWALRFHPETKTVFIINDWTSTGRAVAETIKRQLQDFEPVVNIRYSENKPLAELLKDVGSLPRNALIIYGIYNRDQQGRFYDIAEAANAVTLRAKVPVYALVDFDLGQGIVGGLLTNGYSQGQSMAQLALHVLAGRRPRDIPVLQEGATTPMFDYTLLKQYSISLVDLPDESIIINRPGSFYTEHGPFIWLGVGLAVFQTVIILLLVFNISRRRMAEKSLRGAHKFLEQRVRDRTSKMKDSEQALRAVFDSSHDAIFIHTVHGRIMEGNKRMLKMYGLESDQNLGQLSIAEDLSSRDNSIYRLSAVWRDVLNGTPHCFEWRAKRPGDGFEFIVEVYLNRITYKGQDAILANVRDISVRKESENRMRQTLTKLEAILENTLMGIAMTRNKHLSTINLRGAAIFGYTPGELIGDDLTILIGNEEEQKAFISTTQKALLVNGEFNTEQAFKHKDGSTIWCRLYVKTVDPTNLTKGAIWAWDDITESRRVQEDLVRTREDAEAASRAKSEFLAAMSHEIRTPMNAIVGMTDITLQTDLTDDQRDYLGTVKDSAQHLLSIINDILDLSKIEAQKLELDHTDFNLPFHVQATIKGLKMQAREKGLEMRLSIDESLPACVNGDPLSLRQILVNLVGNAIKFTHRGTIEIRVLPAPPETGPSDPNRTIGVTFEVEDTGIGIPREFLDTVFQSFSQTTRAFGGTGLGLAICKELISLMGGEIMVESAVGVGSTFSFNIWFEPGVSCPIPVAERRKLPDAPTRPVHILVAEDNDVNVMVTTLKLDDLGYSYSVAGTGLEVLELLKREPFDLILMDIEMPVLDGISTTKAIRSAIPGGGIPDPNIPIIGVTAHALKEFREKSLGAGMDDYISKPVDFHELALSINHLIGSDANPAPASFVEGTESSSDPTPEEAIQVNPELPWEPENAMEYLDVDQDTFNAFVMAARMELTSLADEIVLAFEEGDDAAAQQVAHTIKSVCASIGAGQAASCAAAVEASCRDGKDSTEPQTRLEEALKTLFTLMEER, encoded by the coding sequence ATGAAACGTTTTATGTGCTTACGAAAGATTTTGATTCTGCTGCTCGCCGCTCTCGTGCTGGCAGGATATGCGGTGCCTTCTGCTGCACAGTCGGCCGAGAAGAAGCAAATTCTGCTGCTCAACTCCTATCATCAGAATTTTCCCTGGAATGAAGAAATATTCCGAGGCCTGAACGACGTGCTCAGGCCTCGCGAGACCGGCATTGTCCTGCACGTGGAAAATATGGACACGAAACGGGTGGATTTCAACGAACACTATATGCAGCAGCTCAAGGCCGTTTTCGAGCATAAATACCGTTCCACCGAACTAGAATTGATCATGGTCACTGACAACAACGCCCTGGAATTCATGCGTCGATATCATGAGGATTTGTTTCCGAAGGTGCCTGTGGTCTTCTGCGGTATAAACAACTTTCAGCCAGAACTCATTGAGGGGCATCCCCTGTTTACCGGGGTGGCTGAAAATGAGAACGCCAAGGGAACCCTGGCCTGGGCGCTCCGGTTTCACCCGGAGACGAAAACGGTCTTCATCATCAATGACTGGACTTCCACCGGACGGGCGGTTGCCGAGACGATCAAGAGGCAGCTTCAGGATTTTGAGCCGGTTGTCAATATCCGGTATTCGGAGAACAAGCCACTGGCGGAGTTGTTGAAGGACGTCGGATCCCTGCCGAGGAACGCACTGATAATTTATGGAATATATAATCGTGATCAACAGGGCAGATTTTATGATATTGCCGAAGCAGCCAACGCTGTCACGCTTCGCGCCAAGGTTCCGGTATACGCCTTGGTGGATTTTGATCTCGGGCAAGGCATAGTCGGCGGCCTGCTCACCAATGGTTACAGTCAAGGACAGTCCATGGCTCAACTCGCGCTCCATGTTCTGGCCGGACGCCGTCCCCGTGACATTCCGGTTTTGCAGGAAGGCGCGACCACGCCCATGTTTGATTACACTCTCTTGAAGCAGTACTCCATCAGCCTGGTGGACCTGCCTGATGAGAGTATCATTATCAACCGTCCCGGTTCCTTTTACACGGAACACGGACCGTTCATCTGGCTGGGGGTCGGCCTGGCAGTCTTTCAGACTGTGATTATCCTGCTGCTTGTCTTTAATATTTCACGCAGGCGCATGGCAGAGAAGAGTCTGCGCGGTGCCCATAAATTCCTTGAGCAACGGGTCCGTGATCGAACCAGCAAGATGAAAGATTCGGAACAGGCGTTGCGGGCCGTGTTCGACTCCTCGCACGACGCCATTTTCATTCACACCGTGCATGGTCGGATAATGGAAGGGAACAAACGCATGCTCAAGATGTATGGTCTGGAATCGGATCAGAATCTGGGACAACTCTCCATCGCCGAAGATCTGTCAAGCCGGGATAACTCCATATACAGGCTGTCCGCAGTGTGGCGCGATGTCCTCAACGGGACTCCGCATTGCTTCGAATGGCGGGCCAAACGCCCGGGCGACGGGTTCGAATTTATTGTTGAGGTCTATCTCAACCGCATCACGTACAAGGGACAGGACGCCATTTTGGCCAACGTCCGTGATATCTCCGTTCGCAAGGAGTCGGAAAATCGCATGCGGCAGACCCTGACCAAGCTTGAGGCCATCCTCGAAAATACGCTCATGGGTATCGCCATGACGAGAAACAAGCACCTGTCGACCATCAACCTTCGTGGGGCGGCTATTTTCGGGTATACCCCCGGCGAACTTATCGGGGACGATCTGACCATTCTTATCGGTAATGAGGAAGAGCAGAAGGCATTTATTTCCACCACGCAAAAAGCGCTGTTGGTCAATGGCGAGTTCAACACGGAACAGGCCTTCAAGCATAAGGACGGCTCCACCATCTGGTGCCGCCTGTACGTCAAGACCGTCGATCCCACCAACCTGACCAAGGGTGCCATCTGGGCGTGGGATGACATTACGGAGAGTCGGCGAGTGCAGGAAGACCTGGTGCGCACTCGTGAAGACGCCGAAGCGGCAAGCCGGGCCAAGTCGGAATTCCTGGCTGCCATGAGCCATGAGATCAGGACCCCCATGAATGCCATTGTGGGCATGACGGACATCACCCTGCAGACCGACCTCACTGATGATCAGCGCGATTATCTCGGCACGGTCAAGGATTCGGCCCAGCACCTGCTCTCCATCATCAATGACATCCTCGACCTGTCCAAGATCGAGGCACAGAAATTGGAATTGGACCACACTGATTTCAATCTTCCTTTCCATGTTCAGGCCACTATCAAGGGACTCAAGATGCAGGCCCGGGAGAAGGGACTGGAGATGCGCCTCTCCATTGATGAATCGCTGCCCGCCTGTGTCAACGGTGATCCGCTCTCCCTGCGACAGATACTGGTCAATCTGGTGGGCAATGCCATTAAGTTCACCCATCGCGGAACCATTGAAATCCGGGTTCTCCCGGCCCCTCCTGAGACCGGCCCCAGTGATCCGAATCGGACGATCGGGGTGACCTTCGAGGTCGAGGATACCGGTATAGGTATTCCCCGTGAGTTTTTGGATACGGTCTTCCAGAGTTTTTCCCAGACCACGCGGGCGTTCGGCGGAACCGGCCTCGGCCTGGCCATCTGCAAGGAACTCATCTCCCTCATGGGTGGCGAGATCATGGTGGAATCCGCTGTGGGAGTGGGGTCCACCTTCTCCTTCAACATCTGGTTCGAGCCAGGGGTCTCCTGCCCGATTCCCGTGGCTGAACGAAGGAAGTTGCCCGATGCTCCCACAAGACCGGTGCATATACTCGTGGCCGAAGACAACGACGTGAACGTCATGGTCACCACGCTCAAGCTCGATGATCTGGGCTATTCGTATTCGGTGGCAGGCACCGGACTGGAAGTGTTGGAGCTGCTCAAACGGGAACCGTTTGATCTCATCCTCATGGATATTGAAATGCCTGTGCTGGATGGCATCTCCACCACCAAGGCGATCCGTTCGGCCATTCCAGGTGGCGGCATCCCGGACCCGAACATACCCATTATCGGCGTTACGGCGCACGCGCTCAAGGAGTTCCGTGAGAAAAGCCTGGGCGCAGGCATGGATGATTATATCTCCAAACCTGTGGATTTCCACGAGCTGGCGCTCAGCATCAATCACCTCATAGGATCAGACGCCAATCCCGCCCCCGCATCCTTTGTGGAGGGAACCGAGTCCTCGTCGGACCCCACGCCTGAAGAGGCGATACAGGTGAACCCCGAGTTGCCGTGGGAGCCTGAGAACGCGATGGAATATCTCGATGTTGATCAGGATACGTTCAACGCTTTCGTGATGGCGGCGCGTATGGAGCTGACCTCGCTGGCCGATGAAATAGTCCTGGCTTTTGAAGAGGGCGATGATGCGGCCGCCCAGCAGGTGGCGCATACGATCAAATCCGTATGCGCCTCCATTGGAGCCGGTCAGGCAGCCAGTTGTGCCGCCGCAGTTGAAGCCTCCTGCCGGGACGGCAAAGATTCCACAGAACCGCAGACCCGTCTCGAAGAAGCACTCAAGACGTTGTTTACGCTCATGGAAGAGCGGTGA
- a CDS encoding VOC family protein, with protein MYTRIDHLVIAATDIDRGLAYAKQTLGVDLPPGGVHPKMGTHNHLMRLGEALFLEVMAINPDGAAPETPRWYGLDDPSVRARLDRESGFLAWVVNTDDIDALMQRAALSMGRAETLSRGNLRWQFSLPCDGRLLAGGLIPYAIEWEAEEHPAGRMADLGCRLAGMALYHPYPEWLVSVLDSMGAAELVEVHGVGANEVPYMTARITTPFGVRELTSRRR; from the coding sequence ATGTACACACGAATTGATCACCTTGTCATAGCGGCTACGGATATTGACCGGGGACTGGCTTACGCCAAACAGACTCTGGGGGTGGATCTGCCTCCAGGGGGTGTGCACCCGAAAATGGGAACGCACAACCATCTGATGCGTCTGGGTGAAGCGTTGTTTCTGGAAGTCATGGCCATCAATCCTGACGGAGCGGCTCCCGAAACGCCCCGCTGGTACGGATTGGATGATCCTTCGGTTCGCGCACGGCTGGATCGTGAATCGGGCTTTCTGGCCTGGGTGGTCAATACGGATGACATTGATGCGCTCATGCAACGCGCCGCCCTTTCCATGGGCCGGGCAGAGACCCTCAGTCGTGGAAACCTGCGTTGGCAGTTCAGCCTGCCGTGCGACGGGCGTCTTTTGGCCGGAGGGCTGATTCCCTATGCCATTGAATGGGAGGCTGAAGAACATCCAGCCGGGCGTATGGCTGATCTCGGATGCCGACTGGCGGGAATGGCGCTGTACCATCCGTACCCGGAATGGCTTGTCTCTGTTCTGGATTCCATGGGCGCCGCAGAGCTGGTCGAGGTCCACGGAGTGGGGGCCAACGAGGTCCCGTATATGACCGCGCGTATTACGACACCCTTTGGTGTGAGAGAGCTTACAAGCAGACGCCGGTAA